In one Grus americana isolate bGruAme1 chromosome 1, bGruAme1.mat, whole genome shotgun sequence genomic region, the following are encoded:
- the LOC129206535 gene encoding histone H2B 5-like isoform X2 — MPEPAKSTSAPKKGSKKAVTKTQKKGDKKRHKSRKESYSIYVYKVLKQVHPDTGISSKAMGIMNSFVNDIFERIAGEASRLAHYNKRSTITSREIQTAVRLLLPGELAKHAVSEGTKAVTKYTSSK, encoded by the coding sequence ATGCCAGAGCCAGCAAAGTCCACTTCTGCCCCCAAAAAGGGCTCCAAGAAAGCTGTGACAAAGACTCAGAAGAAGGGTGATAAGAAGCGGCACAAGAGCAGGAAAGAGAGCTACTCCATCTACGTCTACAAGGTGCTGAAGCAGGTTCACCCCGACACTGGCATCTCCTCCAAGGCCATGGGCATCATGAACTCCTTCGTCAACGACATCTTTGAGCGCATTGCTGGAGAAGCCTCCCGCCTGGCCCATTACAACAAGCGTTCCACCATCACTTCCCGGGAAATTCAGACGGCTGTGCgcctgctgctcccaggagaacTGGCCAAGCATGCTGTCTCGGAGGGCACCAAAGCCGTCACCAAGTACACGAGCTCCAAGTAG
- the LOC129206535 gene encoding histone H2B 5-like isoform X1: MLCVCSPYVTSQLSLSCLLLFIFPCATSPEALFSLLGSLGQQTIIPRASSEEAQSSKSPSPGVMLEADPPAKPGEALPFKRALKVSSETQNHLPAPRPREIVLRMPEPAKSTSAPKKGSKKAVTKTQKKGDKKRHKSRKESYSIYVYKVLKQVHPDTGISSKAMGIMNSFVNDIFERIAGEASRLAHYNKRSTITSREIQTAVRLLLPGELAKHAVSEGTKAVTKYTSSK, encoded by the exons atgctctgtgtgtgcagccCATATGTTACATCCcagctttctctctcctgtttacTTCTATTCATTTTCCCATGTGCCACCAGCCCTGaagctcttttttctcttctaggCTCTCTTGGCCAGCAGACCATAATTCCTAGGGCATCTTCAGAAGAGGCGCAGAGCAGTAAAAGCCCAAGCCCTGGGGTGATGCTGGAAGCTGATCCTCCAGCAAAGCCTGGAGAAGCCTTGCCTTTCAAGCGAGCACTCAAAGTGTCCTCTGAAACACAAAACCATTTACCAG CTCCAAGACCCAGAGAAATAGTTCTCAGGATGCCAGAGCCAGCAAAGTCCACTTCTGCCCCCAAAAAGGGCTCCAAGAAAGCTGTGACAAAGACTCAGAAGAAGGGTGATAAGAAGCGGCACAAGAGCAGGAAAGAGAGCTACTCCATCTACGTCTACAAGGTGCTGAAGCAGGTTCACCCCGACACTGGCATCTCCTCCAAGGCCATGGGCATCATGAACTCCTTCGTCAACGACATCTTTGAGCGCATTGCTGGAGAAGCCTCCCGCCTGGCCCATTACAACAAGCGTTCCACCATCACTTCCCGGGAAATTCAGACGGCTGTGCgcctgctgctcccaggagaacTGGCCAAGCATGCTGTCTCGGAGGGCACCAAAGCCGTCACCAAGTACACGAGCTCCAAGTAG